A genomic region of Elaeis guineensis isolate ETL-2024a chromosome 9, EG11, whole genome shotgun sequence contains the following coding sequences:
- the LOC105059054 gene encoding LOW QUALITY PROTEIN: heat stress transcription factor A-3-like (The sequence of the model RefSeq protein was modified relative to this genomic sequence to represent the inferred CDS: inserted 2 bases in 2 codons), whose protein sequence is MEPARDKPPRLPTRSSSALMGTTMPRRPFEGGSGFPLSSSSSSSSPFMEFGAPSASKSRPSSSVEPKIEQASSPVGEKLPSSSSSSPGVAAPRPLEALQSAPIPPFLSKTYELVDDPSLDPLISWGSTGRSFVVWDPVEFARAVLPRNFKHSNFSSFVRQLNTYGFHKIDADRWEFANEDFLRGNXPLLKNINRRRXSQVQQVGSQVGFSAENAKPELEGELHMLRKEKSALMQEAITLRQEHLMTVQQVDALNQRMQLAEQRQKLMVSFLAKVLQHPVLLAHLKQLKEQREIASTIRRKFLKQQQHSHSDLDKSMDQQTGKKRLEFTGATSSGLQGIECSVSKQLPNNLLQDMVEKPGLDTSRGELLIGSVETGLEVLDPLFLDPDSVAIKVGLPESSHTDVGFSGTEFFASFPEDTTPERMFSDAIIPATEFARPDPKTVSFEGKNVVDKTEVTSAGGKCLISFAEDTSQEKMFSDAIASARKTSSGPEEIWNLCLEAGESSWSSCHWDSLAQDAIELEAGARPDALWDIDLQALDEDLEFDKCLGSYFCHQERENQAGPANKDHKEKMEP, encoded by the exons ATGGAGCCCGCCCGCGATAAGCCGCCTCGCCTTCCAACCCGATCCTCTTCTGCTTTAATGGGGACGACGATGCCTCGTCGCCCTTTCGAGGGAGGATCGGGTTTTCccctttcttcctcctcctcgtcCTCGTCTCCCTTCATGGAATTTGGAGCACCCTCTGCTTCCAAATCCCGCCCTTCTTCGTCTGTGGAACCCAAGATCGAGCAGGCTTCTTCACCGGTCGGGGAAAAGCTTCCATCCTCCTCGTCGTCATCGCCCGGGGTTGCTGCGCCTCGGCCTCTGGAGGCTCTCCAGAGCGCGCCGATCCCGCCATTCCTCTCCAAGACCTATGAGCTTGTGGATGATCCCTCCCTGGATCCGCTCATCTCGTGGGGTTCCACTGGCAGGAGCTTCGTGGTGTGGGATCCCGTCGAGTTTGCGCGGGCCGTTCTGCCTCGGAACTTCAAGCACAGCAACTTCTCCAGTTTTGTCCGCCAGCTGAATACTTAT GGTTTCCACAAGATTGATGCTGATCGATGGGAGTTTGCCAATGAAGATTTTCTAAGAGGAA AACCCTTGTTAAAAAATATAAACAGGCGAA CATCTCAAGTGCAGCAAGTAGGTTCTCAAGTAGGCTTCTCAGCTGAAAATGCAAAGCCTGAATTAGAAGGTGAACTCCACATGTTGAGAAAGGAAAAGAGTGCATTGATGCAGGAGGCCATTACACTGCGACAGGAGCATCTCATGACAGTCCAACAGGTGGATGCACTGAACCAGCGGATGCAATTAGCCGAACAGAGGCAGAAGCTGATGGTATCTTTCTTGGCAAAGGTACTCCAACACCCAGTATTGTTGGCCCATCTTAAGCAGCTGAAGGAACAAAGGGAGattgcttctacaataagaagaaaGTTCCTCAAGCAACAGCAGCACAGCCACAGTGATTTAGATAAATCCATGGATCAGCAAACTGGAAAGAAGAGACTAGAATTTACTGGTGCCACTTCGTCTGGACTGCAAGGCATTGAATGTAGTGTGAGCAAGCAACTACCAAATAACCTTTTGCAAGATATGGTTGAAAAACCTGGTCTTGATACAAGCAGAGGCGAACTTCTCATAGGCTCAGTTGAAACTGGACTAGAGGTGCTGGACCCATTGTTTCTGGACCCTGATTCTGTTGCCATCAAGGTAGGGCTTCCGGAGAGCTCTCATACAGATGTGGGCTTCAGTGGAACTGAGTTCTTTGCATCTTTTCCTGAAGATACAACCCCAGAGAGGATGTTTTCAGATGCTATAATCCCTGCAACTGAATTTGCAAGGCCAGACCCCAAAACTGTTAGTTTCGAGGGAAAGAATGTTGTGGACAAAACAGAAGTTACCTCTGCTGGTGGAAAGTGCCTCATATCATTTGCAGAAGATACTTCTCAGGAAAAGATGTTTTCAGATGCTATAGCATCTGCCCGCAAAACTAGCAGTGGACCAGAGGAAATATGGAACCTCTGTCTTGAGGCAGGAGAAAGCTCCTGGAGTTCTTGCCACTGGGATAGCCTTGCTCAAGATGCGATAGAGCTAGAAGCTGGAGCTAGACCTGATGCTTTATGGGATATTGATTTGCAAGCACTGGACGAAGATTTGGAGTTTGATAAGTGCTTGGGCAGTTACTTCTGTCACCAGGAACGTGAAAATCAAGCTGGACCAGCTAACAAAGATCACAAAGAAAAGATGGAACCGTAG